Proteins from one Penicillium digitatum chromosome 2, complete sequence genomic window:
- a CDS encoding Nuclear pore complex component, whose product MTLRGTAIRELNKLIILFRVNFTSFFTRGIVFIALAMATQSLPSTPIATPPVAPPTPEGTLTPGKWRHPQLDEIVRRQNAATFDQKKMKKLVWNGAALVMSWTFGSTFKTYSRQIFDTNYMCQEVPLFILQLFFIFNVLVALSPLFRPKDNLSDISLTPTQRSLLGLDPAVTPPATPGTTFVTPPRYRLSTSRKASPASRPSSPMSANAGFSERRSSISTPFSPASSPLVFKAISNGGRESVQRQSFGSASPLAQSNSFGESTMSMGPSTPSPLMGKRGSLGVKNKWLYERSRRLSASGGAL is encoded by the exons ATGACGTTGAGGGGCACGGCGATAAGAG AACTGAACAAGCTCATAATACTG TTCCGAGTCAATTTCACCTCATTCTTCACGCGGGGAATTGTCTTCATCGCATTAGCAATGGCAACTCAATCTCTTCCTTCTACCCCGATAGCAACACCTCCGGTGGCTCCTCCCACCCCAGAGGGTACTCTGACTCCGGGAAAGTGGCGACACCCCCAGCTTGATGAGATCGTTCGGCGCCAAAATGCAGCTACGTTTGATCAGAAAAAAATGAAGAAGCTGGTTTGGAACGGCGCGGCTCTGGTTATGAGCTGGACATTTGGGTCTACTTTCAAAACCTA CTCACGCCAAATTTTTGATACCAACTATATGTGCCAAGAAGTTCCATTGTTCATTCTCCAGCtctttttcattttcaatgtTCTAGTGGCGCTTTCTCCCCTCTTCCGGCCAAAGGACAACCTCTCAGACATTTCCCTTACCCCCACTCAACGCTCACTTCTTGGATTGGATCCTGCTGTCACACCCCCAGCAACTCCTGGGACAACATTTGTTACCCCACCCAGATACCGGCTATCCACTTCACGCAAGGCCAGTCCTGCAAGCAGACCGTCCTCCCCTATGTCCGCGAATGCAGGCTTCTCTGAGCGACGCTCTTCGATCAGCACACCTTTCTCGCCTGCCTCTAGCCCTCTGGTTTTCAAGGCGATTTCAAATGGAGGCAGAGAATCCGTTCAACGCCAGAGCTTTGGATCCGCATCCCCTCTAGCTCAAAGCAACTCCTTTGGAGAGTCGACCATGAGCATGGGCCCAAGTACACCTTCTCCGCTCATGGGAAAACGTGGAAGTCTGGGAGTTAAGAACAAATGGCTGTACGAGAGGAGCCGGCGGCTTTCAGCAAGTGGAGGAGCTCTCTGA
- a CDS encoding Allantoate permease: MTCSYQSSPIIPPGPEQTATAEEPPATTEEPPATAEEPPATTEEPPATAEEPPATTEEPPATAEEPPATTEEPPATTEEPPATAEEPPATAEEPPATAEEPPATTEEPPATCKVPSEEPACTTNWSRETRHCSRIASCVCCVCKKEIQHVRNYNRGHRDCTEPQDRH; encoded by the exons atgacctgttcctaccagtcatctcctatcatacc acccggtcctgagcagactgctaccgctgaagaaccgcctgctaccactgaagaaccgcctgctaccgctgaagaaccgcctgctaccactgaagaaccgcctgctaccgctgaagaaccgcctgctaccactgaagaaccgcctgctaccgctgaagaaccgcctgctaccactgaagaaccgcctgctaccactgaagaaccgcctgctaccgctgaagaaccgcctgctaccgctgaagaaccgcctgctaccgctgaagaaccgcctgctaccactgaagaaccgcctgctacctgtaaagtcccgtccgaggaacctgcctgcacgaccaactggtctcgagaaacgagacattgcagccgtatcgctagctgcgtgtgctgcgtatgcaagaaagaaatacagcatgttcgcaattacaaccgcggacatcgagactgcactgaaccccaagaccgacactga
- a CDS encoding Nuclear pore complex component translates to MGASESKLVFKQGIFRLSEDQEIPADDPYWTRFWELPESTEDVFSLFTPADIRRTRDHALPNFQTLLLAVTSRLTVLKNHPSFPDPDLAPERDILNCIRILTRLLPYVYEADHLEEWEDNFFWTRRKRRTRQSQIAGEVLFDEAQPDDNQETTSPRAEDYEDVKPLAEELIDTLVDLLFFADFTIPRLPTAKSKVSFSIWQSGVGCNTAMGSNKTLESNRCEILRLLLTLTGKAMYLPSNTLPVVGVKAITYITTCQDKQAVLTLLCSLLNTAMKYNPASWRVPYDHVVWKDPRQILVIYCVQLLLVLLLYPIPEDGRGTPPKNYYRHYFGRLHRPQDFQFLVDGMTRILNQPMQATTSYLPGSQKSVKWAPEMLVLFWETLQCNKRFRSGSDSLKNSFEGQETLPQSIRLLKFRGSYADYLIMSIHTLMTTSKGNLDTVYPALFIILNNVAPYIEHISPSACSKVIQLFSSMSAPSFLLANETNHTLLASLLDFINIILEHKFNDNPYLVYSILKYKQRFEAVRAFTLESGQQEIERQKEKRKAGSSSDVAVSPTLSHSEDDLHTPSGARSPLTRIPEENSPFAIGDDDSDDERGKDGAQTPSQSSFSAQTSRRPSTTSATDENGVQQVRAMSEKARGKKPAGHPPFSRQNSMTSQTSMSALFTPSASGFTPTVPWLESWLPDLPLHTVLTIISAIAPHIPDAALVSAVSPEARTLIHNLPSFAEEPEVKSIISEPTPVRMQSFEWSALSMGWYESLLWGFIFSSEMVVGSASGATPGTVGVWNGTAIKLFRVQEAAAQGPTLLAPKGAVDAVGSNLVQRIGNLSLRGRNSQDSGATPIPSVREV, encoded by the exons ATGGGAGCTTCGGAATCCAAGCTTGTGTTCAAACAGGGCATCTTCCGCCTCTCGGAGGACCAGGAGATCCCCGCAGACGACCCCTACTGGACTAGA TTCTGGGAGCTTCCTGAATCAACCGAAGACGTCTTTAGCCTTTTCACGCCGGCTGACATACGACGCACGCGCGATCATGCCTTGCCCAACTTCCAAACACTCCTGCTCGCAGTCACCTCGCGACTGACTGTATTGAAAAACCATCCCTCATTTCCTGACCCCGATCTCGCCCCCGAACGTGATATCCTCAACTGCATTCGGATCCTCACTCGCCTTCTCCCCTATGTTTACGAGGCCGACCAtctggaagaatgggaggACAATTTCTTCTGGACTCGTCGAAAGAGAAGGACAAGACAATCACAAATTGCTGGGGAGGTCCTCTTTGACGAAGCACAGCCGGATGATAACCAAGAGACGACATCACCGCGCGCGGAGGATTATGAAGATGTGAAACCTCTTGCCGAGGAGTTGATAGACACATTGGTGGACTTGCTCTTCTTTGCCGACTTTACAATTCCGCGACTTCCAACTGCGAAGAGCAAGGTCTCTTTTTCGATTTGGCAGAGCGGTGTTGGCTGCAACACGGCTATGGGGTCGAACAAAACATTGGAGAGCAACCGATGCGAGATTCTCCGGCTTTTGCTTACTCTGACTGGAAAGGCTATGTATTTGCCATCAA ACACATTGCCCGTCGTTGGCGTCAAGGCAATTACTTACATCACAACTTGCCAAGATAAGCAGGCTGTTTTGACTCTCCTTTGCTCTCTTCTCAACACA GCAATGAAGTATAACCCCGCATCGTGGAGAGTTCCATACGACCATGTTGTTTGGAAAGATCCTAGGCAGATATTGGTGATCTATTGTGTGcaacttcttcttgtcctCTTGTTGTATCCTATTCCAGAAGATGGCCGTGGAACTCCACCGAAGAATTATTATCGCCATTACTTTGGCAGGCTGCATAGACCTCAAGACTTCCAATTCCTGGTCGATGGCATGACGAGAATTCTGAACCAGCCG ATGCAAGCTACTACTTCCTATCTTCCTGGGAGTCAAAAATCAGTGAAATGGGCACCTGAGATGCTGGTCCTTTTCTGGGAGACCTTGCAATGCAACAAAAGGTTCCG GAGTGGTTCGGAT AGCCTAAAGAACAGTTTCGAAGGTCAAGAAACCTTACCACAATCAATCCGGCTGCTCAAGTTCAGGGGGTCTTATGCGGACTATTTGATCATG TCAATTCACACGTTGATGACAACCAGCAAGGGGAATCTGGATACTGTGTATCCTGCGCTTTTTATCATCCTCAATAACGTTGCTCCCTATATCGAGCACATTTCTCCGAGCGCCTGCTCGAAGGTCATTCAACTTTTCTCTTCTATGTCTGCTCCCAGCTTTTTGTTGGCAAACGAAACCAATCACACTCTCCTTGCCTCGTTGCTTGACTTCATCAACATCATTCTCGAGCACAAGTTCAATG ACAATCCATATCTCGTCTACTCGATACTGAAATATAAGCAACGCTTTGAAGCCGTGCGGGCTTTCACTCTTGAAAGTGGCCAGCAGGAGATCGAGCGgcagaaagagaagaggaaagcTGGCAGTTCTTCAGATGTCGCCGTCAGTCCTACACTTTCACATTCGGAGGATGATCTACACACTCCTTCGGGTGCCCGGTCACCTTTGACCAGAATTCCCGAAGAGAACAGCCCATTCGCAATTGGCGATGACGACTCCGATGATGAACGTGGGAAAGATGGAGCACAGACTCCATCTCAGTCATCTTTCTCAGCTCAAACCTCACGAAGACCCTCCACAACATCCGCCACAGACGAGAACGGAGTGCAGCAGGTGCGAGCAATGTCCGAAAAGGCACGCGGAAAGAAACCTGCAGGGCATCCACCTTTCTCCCGACAAAACAGCATGACCAGTCAGACAAGCATGTCTGCTTTATTCACCCCCTCTGCTAGTGGTTTCACGCCCACCGTTCCATGG CTCGAATCCTGGTTGCCTGATCTTCCTTTGCACACAGTCCTCACTATCATCTCAGCCATTGCACCTCACATTCCTGACGCAGCGCTTGTAAGCGCAGTCAGCCCGGAGGCCCGTACACTTATCCACAATCTCCCGTCCTTTGCGGAAGAGCCCGAGGTTAAAAGCATAATCTCTGAACCAACCCCCGTTCGCATGCAATCATTCGAATGGTCCGCACTTTCTATGGGCTGGTACGAATCCCTGCTGTGGGGCTTTATCTTCTCCAGCGAGATGGTAGTCGGTTCCGCTTCTGGTGCAACCCCAGGAACAGTTGGTGTCTGGAACGGCACAGCTATTAAACTCTTCAGAGTCCAAGAGGCTGCTGCTCAAGGCCCGACCTTGCTTGCTCCTAAGGGTGCCGTTGATGCCGTGGGCAGCAACCTGGTGCAACGCATCGGAAACCTCAGCCTTCGCGGTCGAAACTCACAAGACTCCGGGGCTACCCCTATACCAAGTGTACGGGAGGTTTAA
- a CDS encoding AMP-dependent synthetase/ligase, translated as MAADTSLVEKLDALVANILADWNVYTTLVAGVVLAFGVYSVISSKDPDVHPFLLARQSTAAPIRQEGESATYRCLETPHGLPLRFGLNVKDPGAPKWTGGRRGDLRDIWKTAVRGALNEDGTLSGKQGKIYTVLGRNAIEHSLDQVTQEINVIGHHLQNSGVKTVAVCLTDSIELLATIFAGAFYGFKTVIVPHNLPTETLSAHLQQAKADVLIAEAGSLDVSLVTKCNKQLSLVLWVAKYGNRHMDWNALPDNAKDSLTVAVWHELVEEFKELASYDVPEYDPKTETPAVSTVWPSSSQSGQFVDFQPENLVSAIGAITSTLPRTQRFNTTDIVLSIDSLSRSYPLCTTLAALFANSSIALNSVAGETVDFALATAGVSPTVIVASSQTMAEYHENIMRPHTGILSSLGRWLQARTLDAGNMPTRNFFSQLARISPTSELSLDELRLLCISHRIDGNPAAHLTSEQLTELRIFTGARVVYALTGPGVAGAIAQTNAFDYRCLTGLSHFGAPLSSTEITLTDVPEDSPDGLEEGKLTVSGPAVVGGTTALSGRARISKENTLELAS; from the exons ATGGCTGCTGATACTTCACTCGTAGAGAAGCTCGATGCTTTGGTGGCCAATATCCTAGCCGACTGGAATGTCTACACTACCCTTGTTGCCGGGGTTGTCCTCGCTTTTGGGGTTTACTCTGTCATCTCGTCCAAGGATCCAGATGTACACCCGTTCCTACTTGCTCGCCAATCAACAGCAGCCCCAATCCGCCAGGAGGGGGAATCTGCTACTTACAGATGCCTAGAAACCCCACACGGCTTGCCTCTCCGCTTTGGACTGAATGTCAAGGACCCGGGCGCCCCAAAATGGACCGGTGGCCGAAGAGGTGATCTGCGTGATATTTGGAAGACCGCTGTGCGTGGAGCTCTAAATGAGGACGGCACCCTTTCGGGAAAACAAGGCAAGATATACACTGTTCTAGGACGAAACGCTATAGAGCACTCGTTAGACCAGGTGACACAGGAAATCAATGTTATCGGTCATCATCTCCAAAACTCCGGCGTCAAGACGGTGGCTGTTTGCCTTACAGACTCCATCGAGCTTTTAGCAACAATTTTCG CTGGTGCTTTCTATGGATTCAAGACGGTCATTGTTCCACACAACCTTCCAACAGAGACATTATCAGCGCATCTACAACAGGCAAAAGCCGATGTTCTGATTGCCGAAGCCGGATCTCTCGACGTTTCGCTTGTAACAAAGTGTAACAAGCAATTATCGCTTGTTCTTTGGGTCGCCAAGTATGGCAATCGACACATGGATTGGAACGCACTTCCCGATAACGCCAAGGACAGTCTGACGGTTGCAGTTTGGCATGAATTGGTCGAGGAGTTTAAGGAACTTGCCAGCTATGATGTCCCTGAGTACGATCCAAAGACAGAAACCCCTGCCGTTAGTACCGTTTGGCCATCTTCCTCCCAATCCGGCCAATTCGTCGATTTCCAGCCAGAG AATTTGGTGTCTGCAATTGGAGCCATAACCTCCACTCTCCCTCGTACCCAGCGTTTCAACACAACCGATATTGTTCTTTCTATCGACTCCCTTTCTCGGTCCTACCCGCTCTGCACAACGTTGGCTGCACTGTTTGCCAACTCATCCATTGCCCTGAACTCTGTCGCTGGAGAGACTGTCGATTTTGCTTTGGCTACGGCTGGCGTGTCTCCCACTGTCATTGTTGCTTCGTCGCAAACCATGGCTGAGTACCACGAGAATATCATGCGCCCGCACACTGGTATCCTTTCCTCTTTAGGACGCTGGCTTCAGGCAAGGACCCTAGATGCAGGAAACATGCCGACGCGTAACTTTTTCAGCCAACTCGCTCGTATCAGTCCCACTTCCGAGCTCTCGCTAGATGAATTGCGCTTGCTCTGCATCTCCCATCGCATTGATGGTAACCCTGCCGCCCATCTTACCTCCGAACAATTGACCGAGCTTAGAATCTTCACTGGGGCTCGGGTTGTGTATGCATTGACCGGTCCCGGTGTTGCTGGTGCGATTGCCCAAACAAATGCGTTTGATTACAGATGCCTCACCGGTCTTAGCCACTTTGGCGCACCTCTGAGTAGCACTGAAATTACTCTGACAGATGTCCCCGAAGACTCTCCCGACGGCCTGGAAGAGGGGAAG CTCACCGTCTCTGGCCCTGCTGTCGTCGGCGGCACCACCGCTCTTTCCGGCCGAGCCCGCATCAGCAAGGAAAATACCTTGGAACTGGCTTCCTGA